The Corynebacterium tuberculostearicum genome window below encodes:
- a CDS encoding GntR family transcriptional regulator — MSNERMQPAAERAYDFVKEKIIDGSFEPSQMLSEASLATEMGISRTPMHEAFLRLEVEGFLQLYPRRGALIVPISPQEIREVYEARLLVDRHCAEKICAMSDAERADIADQLDATIAEQDTALDGADLHAYTHLDARFHQIIMDGGANSLLAGLGHQLRERQQRFTATAIGRNVARARTFVDQHRTLADALRTGDLDAYLSALDTHLTNSRNQL, encoded by the coding sequence ATGTCCAATGAACGAATGCAGCCCGCCGCGGAGCGCGCCTATGACTTCGTCAAAGAGAAGATCATTGACGGCTCCTTCGAGCCCTCGCAGATGCTTTCCGAGGCCTCCCTGGCTACCGAAATGGGAATTAGCCGCACCCCGATGCACGAGGCTTTCCTGCGCCTAGAGGTCGAAGGCTTTCTGCAGCTCTACCCCAGGCGGGGTGCGCTCATCGTGCCGATCAGCCCGCAAGAAATCCGCGAGGTCTATGAGGCACGCTTGCTCGTGGATAGGCACTGTGCTGAAAAGATCTGCGCAATGTCTGATGCCGAGCGCGCGGACATCGCTGATCAGCTAGATGCGACCATCGCGGAGCAGGACACTGCGTTGGATGGCGCAGACCTGCATGCCTATACGCATCTTGATGCGCGTTTCCACCAGATCATCATGGATGGCGGTGCCAATAGCCTGCTGGCCGGGCTGGGACACCAGCTGCGCGAACGCCAGCAGCGTTTTACCGCCACGGCCATTGGCCGCAACGTGGCTCGCGCCCGCACCTTCGTGGATCAGCACCGCACGCTTGCCGATGCCCTCCGCACCGGCGACCTCGACGCCTACCTTTCCGCATTGGACACCCACCTAACCAACTCGAGGAATCAACTATGA
- a CDS encoding MFS transporter, translated as MTEKFAKHSWFPVAGSMVAVAWGGNEFTPLLVMYREESHFSQVTVNGLLAAYVLGIVPALLISGPLSDYIGRRPTMLPAAPLSLLGSFLLSIAPNEPLVIAVGRIMCGLALGIVMAVGSTWVAELITRAGGDPAAGPRHASMCLTLGFLIGAGLASVLAQWGPWPTHLAYILHILLTVATAIWLMKTPETRPPRGATVKDTFLDLSIRDMLRMLHIPSAAHHRFVRIVLPVAPWVFGCAGAAYALLPQLLSESAGDAPIAFSGLMTVITLGCGVGIQMLGKVIDTSRSARASAVAMGVITVGTILGAVASHTRSLPLGIAGAAVMGAGYGLALVAGLSEVQRIARAEELAGLTAVYYSVSYTGFFIPMAFSALAPLLGFTTLFLIGAVLALCCLVNVVLGWRAHLPGPVR; from the coding sequence ATGACCGAAAAGTTTGCCAAACACTCATGGTTTCCCGTCGCTGGCAGCATGGTCGCTGTCGCGTGGGGCGGCAATGAGTTCACCCCTCTCCTAGTCATGTACCGCGAGGAGTCACACTTCTCGCAGGTCACCGTCAATGGCCTCTTGGCCGCCTACGTGCTCGGCATCGTGCCTGCGCTGCTGATTTCTGGCCCACTTTCGGACTACATTGGCCGCCGCCCCACGATGCTGCCTGCCGCACCACTATCGCTGCTCGGTTCCTTCCTTTTGTCCATCGCACCGAACGAGCCACTCGTCATCGCCGTGGGCCGCATCATGTGCGGCTTGGCTTTGGGCATCGTCATGGCGGTCGGCTCCACGTGGGTGGCAGAGCTCATCACCCGCGCCGGCGGCGATCCTGCCGCCGGCCCGCGCCACGCCTCCATGTGCCTGACATTAGGCTTCCTCATCGGCGCCGGCCTCGCATCGGTGCTGGCCCAGTGGGGTCCGTGGCCGACCCACTTGGCGTATATCCTGCACATCCTCCTCACCGTTGCCACCGCTATCTGGCTGATGAAGACCCCGGAAACCCGCCCGCCGCGTGGCGCTACGGTAAAAGACACCTTCCTTGACTTAAGCATCCGCGACATGCTGCGCATGCTGCACATTCCCTCCGCAGCGCACCACCGCTTCGTGCGCATTGTTCTGCCGGTCGCCCCGTGGGTCTTCGGCTGCGCTGGCGCCGCCTATGCCCTCCTGCCCCAGCTTCTGTCCGAGTCCGCTGGCGATGCCCCCATCGCTTTTTCCGGCCTGATGACCGTTATCACCTTGGGCTGCGGCGTTGGCATCCAGATGCTCGGCAAGGTTATCGATACCAGCCGCTCGGCCCGCGCATCCGCAGTCGCCATGGGCGTTATCACCGTGGGCACCATCCTCGGCGCGGTTGCCTCCCATACTCGCTCCCTGCCGCTCGGCATCGCCGGCGCAGCGGTCATGGGTGCAGGCTACGGCCTCGCCCTTGTCGCCGGTCTCTCCGAGGTCCAGCGCATCGCCCGTGCCGAAGAACTCGCCGGACTCACCGCCGTGTACTACTCGGTCTCCTATACCGGCTTCTTCATCCCCATGGCCTTCAGCGCACTCGCGCCGCTGCTCGGCTTTACCACCCTATTCCTCATTGGCGCCGTGCTCGCACTGTGCTGCCTCGTTAACGTCGTCCTCGGCTGGCGTGCTCACCTGCCCGGCCCGGTCCGTTAA
- the ileS gene encoding isoleucine--tRNA ligase produces MAKKIYPKVDMTGGSSRFPDMEEEVQKYWKQDDTFQASLEKTKDCPEYIFYDGPPFANGLPHYGHLLTGYVKDIVPRYRTMAGNYVPRVFGWDTHGLPAELEAEKQLGITEKAQIEDMGLEKFNEYCAKSVLEYTDEWEEYVNRQARWVDFDNGYKTMDINYMESVMWAFKELYDKGLIYKGFRVLPYSWAEHTSLSNQETRLDDSYKMRQDPTLTVTFPVEGAREGSAAEKTLAEHPALADASFLAWTTTPWTLPSNEALAVHPEVTYVLFKATEGDFAGRTFIMAENLLATLEKELGEAEVLETFTGAQLEGFTYEPIFGFFPDLRNAYQVLIADYVTTEDGTGVVHQAPAFGEDDMNTTNQYDIELVIPVDEDGKFTSQVPPYEGQLVFDANKDIIKDLKAAGRVVRHVTIEHSYPHSWRSGEPLIYMALPAWFVKVTEFRDRMVELNHKEIEWLPEHIRDGQFGKWLEGARDWNISRTRYWGAPIPVWMSDDDNYPRMDVYGSLDELERDFGVRPESLHRPHIDELVRPNPDDPTGKSMMRRVPDVLDCWFESGSMPFAQKHYPFENKEWFETHSPSDFIVEYSGQTRGWFYVMHALSTALFDRPAYKKVVAHGIVLGNDGLKMSKSKGNYPNVNEVFDRDGSDAMRWFLMSSPILRGGNLIVTEQGIREGVRQAILPIWNAYTFLQLYAEKEAKFDTSSTHVLDRYILAKTHDVVANVNAALADTDIATATEEVRLFADVLTNWYVRRSRDRFWEGEDAHPEAFNTLYTVLETVTRVVAPLLPHVAEVIYRGLTGERSVHLADYPQAADYPSDADLVSAMDATRAVASAASSVRKSNKLRNRLPLPKLTVALNGAQRLADFADIIRDEVNVKEVELTDDVDSVGTFQVVCNAKVAGPRLGKDVQRAIKNLKAGNYERRGEEVVVDGDIVLGPDEYTERLQAANPKSTARIEGLDGLVVLDTEVTEELEAEGWAADVIRGLQDARKASGFEVSDRIAAVLSVPEEKKAWAERHADHIAGEVLATDFQVTTEALDGADVHEVVKGVKATVVKQ; encoded by the coding sequence ATGGCGAAGAAGATTTACCCCAAGGTCGATATGACCGGCGGCTCCAGCCGCTTCCCAGATATGGAAGAGGAAGTCCAGAAGTACTGGAAGCAGGATGATACCTTCCAGGCTTCGCTAGAAAAGACAAAGGACTGCCCCGAGTACATCTTTTATGATGGCCCTCCATTCGCAAACGGCTTGCCGCACTATGGCCACCTGCTGACGGGTTATGTGAAGGATATCGTCCCGCGCTACCGCACGATGGCTGGCAATTACGTACCTCGCGTATTCGGCTGGGATACCCACGGTCTGCCCGCTGAGCTGGAGGCGGAAAAGCAGCTGGGTATCACTGAAAAGGCGCAGATCGAGGACATGGGCTTGGAAAAGTTCAATGAATACTGCGCTAAGTCCGTGCTGGAGTACACCGACGAGTGGGAAGAGTACGTCAACCGCCAGGCCCGCTGGGTGGACTTTGACAACGGCTACAAGACCATGGATATCAACTACATGGAATCGGTCATGTGGGCGTTCAAGGAGCTTTATGACAAGGGCCTTATCTACAAGGGCTTCCGAGTTCTTCCGTACTCTTGGGCGGAGCACACTTCTTTGTCCAATCAGGAGACCCGCCTGGACGATTCCTATAAGATGCGCCAGGATCCGACCCTAACCGTTACCTTCCCAGTAGAGGGCGCGCGCGAGGGAAGCGCGGCAGAAAAGACGTTGGCGGAGCACCCTGCGCTTGCCGACGCCTCTTTCCTCGCCTGGACCACCACCCCCTGGACCTTGCCTTCGAACGAGGCCTTGGCGGTTCATCCAGAGGTTACTTACGTGCTCTTTAAGGCTACGGAGGGTGATTTCGCCGGCCGTACCTTCATCATGGCGGAAAACCTGCTGGCCACCTTGGAGAAGGAACTAGGGGAGGCCGAGGTACTGGAGACGTTTACCGGCGCGCAACTCGAGGGCTTTACCTATGAGCCTATCTTCGGCTTCTTCCCGGATCTGCGCAATGCCTACCAGGTTTTGATCGCTGATTACGTCACCACTGAGGACGGCACCGGTGTGGTACACCAGGCTCCTGCGTTTGGTGAAGACGACATGAATACCACCAACCAGTACGACATCGAGCTGGTTATCCCAGTGGACGAGGACGGCAAGTTCACCTCGCAGGTTCCGCCTTATGAGGGCCAGCTGGTCTTTGATGCGAATAAGGACATCATCAAGGACTTGAAGGCTGCTGGGCGAGTGGTGCGCCACGTAACCATCGAGCACTCCTATCCGCACTCGTGGCGCTCGGGCGAGCCGCTTATCTACATGGCGCTGCCGGCCTGGTTCGTGAAGGTGACCGAGTTCCGCGATCGCATGGTGGAGCTCAACCACAAGGAGATTGAGTGGCTGCCGGAGCACATCCGAGATGGCCAGTTTGGCAAGTGGCTCGAGGGTGCGCGCGACTGGAATATCTCCCGTACCCGCTACTGGGGTGCGCCTATCCCGGTGTGGATGTCCGATGACGACAACTATCCGCGTATGGATGTCTACGGCTCCTTGGATGAGCTGGAGCGCGATTTCGGTGTCCGCCCGGAGTCGCTGCACCGTCCGCATATCGACGAGTTGGTGCGCCCGAACCCGGATGATCCGACCGGTAAGTCGATGATGCGCCGCGTGCCAGACGTGCTGGATTGCTGGTTCGAGTCCGGCTCGATGCCGTTTGCGCAGAAGCACTACCCATTCGAGAATAAGGAATGGTTTGAAACCCACTCGCCGTCCGACTTCATTGTGGAGTACTCCGGTCAGACGCGTGGTTGGTTCTATGTGATGCACGCGCTGTCCACCGCGCTTTTTGATCGCCCGGCGTATAAGAAGGTCGTGGCCCATGGCATCGTGCTGGGCAACGATGGCCTTAAGATGTCTAAGTCCAAGGGCAACTATCCGAACGTCAACGAGGTCTTTGATCGCGATGGCTCGGATGCCATGCGCTGGTTCCTGATGTCTTCGCCTATCCTGCGCGGAGGCAACCTCATCGTGACCGAGCAGGGCATTCGCGAGGGCGTGCGCCAGGCAATCTTGCCTATCTGGAATGCCTATACCTTCCTGCAGCTCTACGCAGAGAAGGAAGCAAAGTTCGACACCAGCTCCACGCATGTTTTGGACCGCTATATCTTGGCCAAGACCCACGACGTCGTGGCCAATGTCAACGCGGCGCTTGCCGATACCGATATCGCCACGGCAACCGAAGAAGTACGCCTGTTTGCCGACGTCCTGACCAACTGGTACGTCCGTCGCTCGCGTGATCGTTTCTGGGAGGGCGAGGACGCCCATCCTGAGGCGTTTAATACCTTGTACACCGTGCTGGAGACCGTGACTCGCGTGGTGGCGCCGCTGCTGCCGCACGTGGCGGAGGTTATCTACCGTGGACTGACCGGTGAGCGTTCGGTGCACCTGGCGGATTACCCGCAGGCTGCGGACTACCCGTCCGATGCAGATCTGGTGTCTGCAATGGATGCGACCCGCGCGGTCGCTTCGGCTGCATCCTCGGTGCGCAAGTCCAATAAGCTGCGCAACCGTTTGCCACTGCCGAAGCTGACGGTGGCTCTCAATGGGGCGCAGCGCCTGGCGGACTTCGCCGATATCATCCGCGACGAGGTCAATGTCAAGGAAGTTGAGCTTACTGACGACGTCGATTCGGTAGGCACCTTCCAGGTTGTCTGCAACGCGAAGGTCGCCGGCCCGCGCTTGGGCAAGGATGTGCAGCGCGCCATCAAGAACCTCAAGGCGGGCAACTACGAACGCCGCGGCGAAGAGGTTGTAGTGGACGGCGATATCGTGCTTGGCCCGGATGAGTACACCGAGCGCCTGCAGGCAGCGAATCCGAAGTCCACCGCGCGTATCGAGGGCCTCGACGGCCTGGTAGTACTCGATACCGAGGTGACCGAAGAGCTCGAGGCCGAAGGCTGGGCGGCGGACGTTATCCGCGGCCTCCAGGATGCCCGCAAGGCTTCTGGGTTCGAGGTCTCGGACCGCATCGCGGCCGTGCTCTCTGTCCCAGAGGAGAAGAAGGCTTGGGCGGAGCGTCACGCCGACCACATCGCCGGTGAAGTGCTCGCCACCGATTTCCAGGTAACCACCGAGGCGCTCGATGGTGCGGACGTGCACGAGGTGGTGAAGGGGGTTAAGGCTACCGTCGTCAAGCAGTAG
- a CDS encoding HNH endonuclease signature motif containing protein, whose amino-acid sequence MNALDTYLAAMAPGMDIVLGCAGMSEDDLCARGAAEKTARELALLKEAYCGTTKFTRKRRRAIEGAQHNGHSIVALSIIEKYARKMPTLFDAWVLREQLCTTKATAAALEKLAQSKVPKKKRKVKPGVRIIRRKDAPWTLAIDGSSSFIADLHAAVENQDKKPLDVVEDTFFGSDTGQRSTVVTNVIVRLEDYVRIVNGDGEEITLQMTNGATLTGAQYVRRTLKEHGLITLVSPYEGAVNLYRTERFANAKQRLMAGAENPVCPWPRCAKPADECQIHHLEPWLHGGLTNIANLSTACAYHNGANDDDPNAPPLRGQLARTNGRIRWQPPDC is encoded by the coding sequence GTGAACGCGCTAGATACTTACCTCGCAGCCATGGCACCCGGGATGGACATCGTCCTCGGGTGCGCAGGCATGTCCGAGGACGACCTCTGCGCGCGTGGCGCCGCTGAAAAGACGGCCCGCGAGTTGGCATTGCTCAAAGAGGCGTACTGCGGCACGACCAAGTTCACAAGGAAGCGTCGTCGTGCTATCGAAGGAGCTCAGCACAATGGGCATTCCATCGTTGCGTTATCCATCATTGAAAAGTATGCACGCAAGATGCCCACGCTTTTCGACGCATGGGTCCTCCGCGAACAGCTATGCACCACCAAGGCCACAGCAGCGGCACTAGAAAAGCTGGCGCAATCCAAGGTTCCGAAGAAAAAGCGCAAGGTAAAGCCTGGTGTACGCATCATCCGCCGCAAGGATGCGCCGTGGACGTTAGCTATCGACGGCTCGTCCTCGTTCATTGCAGACCTCCACGCGGCGGTGGAGAACCAGGATAAAAAGCCGCTGGATGTGGTGGAAGATACCTTCTTCGGCAGCGATACGGGGCAACGAAGCACGGTGGTAACCAATGTCATCGTGCGCTTGGAAGACTACGTGCGCATCGTCAACGGTGATGGCGAGGAAATCACCTTGCAGATGACCAACGGAGCAACGCTTACGGGAGCGCAGTATGTGCGCCGCACGTTAAAGGAGCATGGGCTCATTACCCTGGTGAGCCCCTATGAAGGCGCGGTGAACCTGTACCGCACGGAGCGCTTCGCCAATGCCAAGCAGCGGTTGATGGCGGGCGCGGAAAATCCGGTATGCCCATGGCCGCGCTGCGCTAAGCCTGCTGACGAATGCCAAATTCACCATTTGGAGCCGTGGTTGCACGGTGGATTGACCAATATCGCGAACTTATCCACAGCCTGCGCGTACCACAATGGCGCGAACGATGACGATCCCAATGCCCCGCCGCTGCGCGGGCAACTTGCCCGAACCAACGGACGGATTCGGTGGCAACCGCCCGATTGCTAG
- a CDS encoding zinc-binding dehydrogenase produces the protein MLVAALVLALVAFVALVNFVISGADWSLYIVFAAAGIGLVCFILDWAHKHRADKAKSTESPEGEAVRAAFRED, from the coding sequence GTGCTCGTTGCCGCTTTAGTTCTCGCCCTCGTGGCATTCGTGGCCTTGGTCAACTTCGTTATCTCGGGAGCCGACTGGTCGTTGTATATCGTTTTTGCCGCCGCCGGCATCGGACTCGTGTGCTTTATCCTGGACTGGGCGCATAAACATCGCGCCGACAAAGCCAAGTCAACTGAATCCCCCGAGGGGGAGGCTGTGCGCGCAGCCTTTCGCGAGGACTAA
- a CDS encoding DivIVA domain-containing protein produces MPLSPADVHNVAFSKPPIGKRGYNEDEVDQFLDLVEDALAQLQDENEDLQAQVSDLNSQAKAGAGAGAAGTATAASTRTDEAALRKEIEAKLRAEYETKLADSKSEVSRAKEETKKAQEQVKAAQAEASKAQASGSAAASSSADLKAARDEAAQAKKDAEAARAEAAQAKKDLEASKKENDELKKSASAAGSSKAGAAAAGIAGAGVAQTADGLATPETHMQAARVLGLAQEMADRLTSEARAESESMLSEARTAAEKQLTDADSRSKAQLADAQKKYDAQLQDADSRSKKLVSDAEAKAKQTESDASSRAEAQIRQAEEKAASLQADAERKHTEVMNTVKQQQTALEARISELRTFEREYRTRLKTLLESQLEELATRGTAAPNGEAGNN; encoded by the coding sequence ATGCCACTGTCACCAGCTGATGTTCACAACGTCGCGTTCAGCAAGCCGCCGATTGGCAAGCGTGGCTACAACGAAGACGAGGTGGATCAGTTCCTCGACCTCGTAGAGGACGCCCTTGCCCAGTTGCAGGATGAGAACGAAGACCTGCAGGCGCAGGTTAGCGATTTGAACTCCCAGGCCAAGGCGGGTGCTGGCGCCGGTGCTGCTGGTACCGCAACTGCGGCTTCCACCCGCACCGATGAGGCTGCGCTGCGCAAGGAGATTGAGGCTAAGCTGCGCGCCGAGTACGAAACCAAGCTGGCGGACTCCAAGTCCGAGGTTTCCCGTGCCAAGGAAGAGACCAAGAAGGCACAGGAGCAGGTTAAGGCTGCCCAGGCTGAGGCTTCCAAGGCGCAGGCATCTGGCTCCGCTGCTGCTTCCTCTTCCGCAGACCTGAAGGCAGCCCGCGATGAAGCGGCTCAGGCCAAGAAGGACGCCGAGGCAGCTCGCGCCGAGGCAGCCCAGGCAAAGAAGGACCTCGAGGCTTCCAAGAAGGAAAACGATGAGCTGAAGAAGTCGGCTTCCGCAGCTGGTTCCTCCAAGGCTGGTGCAGCGGCAGCGGGTATCGCAGGCGCTGGTGTTGCACAGACCGCCGATGGCCTGGCTACCCCGGAAACCCACATGCAGGCTGCCCGCGTTCTGGGTCTGGCACAGGAGATGGCAGACCGCCTGACCTCCGAGGCTCGTGCGGAGTCCGAGTCCATGCTGTCCGAGGCGCGCACCGCCGCCGAGAAGCAGCTGACCGATGCAGATTCCCGCTCCAAGGCACAGCTTGCCGACGCCCAGAAGAAGTACGACGCCCAGCTGCAGGACGCAGATTCCCGCTCCAAGAAGCTGGTATCTGACGCTGAGGCTAAGGCAAAGCAGACCGAGTCTGATGCCTCCTCCCGCGCAGAGGCGCAAATCCGCCAGGCTGAGGAGAAGGCTGCTTCGCTGCAGGCCGATGCCGAGCGCAAGCACACCGAGGTTATGAACACCGTCAAGCAGCAGCAGACCGCGCTGGAGGCTCGCATCTCCGAGCTGCGCACCTTCGAGCGCGAGTACCGCACCCGCCTGAAGACCCTGCTGGAGTCTCAGCTGGAAGAGCTGGCTACCCGCGGCACCGCAGCACCGAACGGCGAGGCTGGCAACAACTAA
- a CDS encoding YggT family protein codes for MTQLGIILILLVRIYTWVLIARIIIEMIQSFSRQFNPPRWFMVVAEPLFVITDPPVKALRRLIPPLQMGGVALDVSVLVLFVLLSILTMILRIIFLT; via the coding sequence GTGACACAACTCGGAATTATTCTTATCCTGCTCGTGCGGATCTATACGTGGGTGCTCATCGCCCGCATCATTATTGAGATGATCCAGTCCTTCTCGCGGCAGTTCAACCCTCCACGCTGGTTCATGGTTGTAGCGGAGCCTCTGTTTGTGATTACGGACCCGCCGGTCAAGGCGTTGCGCCGCCTGATCCCGCCCCTGCAAATGGGTGGCGTAGCGCTTGATGTATCGGTGCTTGTACTGTTCGTCTTGCTCTCGATACTCACAATGATCTTGCGGATAATTTTCCTGACGTAG
- a CDS encoding cell division protein SepF, which produces MSFIDKTKDFFGLGPVDIEEDDAYYNEEPRYSENSSSAYAPRRAPQSYEPAPVQEEFVPTIVAISLTSFNDAAKVGEPFRDGDAVVFELTDAEKATAKRFIDFAAGLCFGLEGRMLNLTKGMDTERKVFSIVPKSADIAKHELERAAGLR; this is translated from the coding sequence ATGTCATTCATTGATAAGACGAAGGATTTCTTCGGGCTGGGCCCGGTGGACATCGAAGAAGACGATGCCTACTACAACGAGGAGCCGCGTTACTCCGAAAATAGCTCCTCGGCCTACGCACCTCGCCGCGCCCCGCAGTCCTACGAGCCGGCCCCGGTACAGGAGGAATTCGTCCCGACCATCGTGGCTATTTCCCTGACGTCTTTCAATGACGCCGCCAAGGTAGGCGAGCCCTTCCGCGACGGCGATGCCGTGGTCTTCGAGCTTACCGACGCCGAAAAAGCCACCGCCAAGCGCTTCATCGACTTCGCTGCCGGCCTCTGCTTCGGCCTGGAGGGCCGTATGCTCAACCTCACCAAGGGTATGGACACTGAGCGCAAGGTCTTTTCCATCGTGCCGAAGTCTGCGGACATTGCAAAGCACGAACTCGAGCGCGCCGCAGGCCTGCGCTAA
- a CDS encoding YggS family pyridoxal phosphate-dependent enzyme — MSDRKAQLQENLAATRAEIERLAAQSGRKPPQLLPVTKFHPAADISLLADLGVTDVAENREQEARAKAAELPQLRFHMIGQIQTKKANHVARWAASVHSLDSLKLAHALERGVSLAKERGERESNLPVFIQVSADGDGARGGVTPDALDEVVRAVEEAQHLELAGLMVVPPLDADAGEVFRNVRGEVDRLSSELDRPLKMSAGMSADMAEAIAAGSDIVRVGTSIMGPRPVG, encoded by the coding sequence ATGTCAGACCGAAAGGCACAGCTACAAGAAAATTTAGCGGCCACCCGCGCCGAGATTGAACGGCTAGCAGCGCAGTCAGGGCGAAAACCACCCCAGCTGTTGCCCGTAACGAAATTTCACCCAGCTGCGGATATTTCTCTGCTGGCAGATCTAGGAGTTACCGACGTCGCCGAAAACCGGGAACAAGAGGCCCGTGCCAAGGCCGCTGAGCTGCCGCAGCTGCGTTTCCACATGATTGGCCAAATCCAAACCAAGAAGGCCAACCATGTAGCCCGATGGGCAGCCAGCGTGCATTCGCTTGATTCCCTCAAACTCGCCCACGCACTGGAGCGAGGCGTTTCCTTAGCCAAGGAACGAGGCGAACGCGAAAGCAATCTGCCGGTCTTCATCCAAGTCTCCGCCGACGGCGATGGCGCTCGAGGCGGGGTAACACCGGACGCCCTCGATGAGGTTGTGCGTGCCGTAGAAGAAGCGCAGCACTTGGAACTTGCCGGACTCATGGTAGTTCCGCCACTTGATGCCGATGCTGGTGAGGTATTCCGAAACGTCCGCGGAGAGGTAGATCGCTTGTCATCTGAGCTCGATCGACCGCTGAAAATGTCTGCTGGCATGAGTGCGGACATGGCCGAGGCAATTGCTGCGGGCAGTGATATCGTGCGTGTCGGAACCAGTATCATGGGGCCGCGGCCAGTAGGTTAA
- the pgeF gene encoding peptidoglycan editing factor PgeF, which translates to MPVNEEHRTTRPVRMVFTSRAGGASAIPYHSFNLGHHVGDDPDAVAANRERLKRVTGLDDIVWMEQLHTNTVTVVDGPQDEPVPATDAIVTTQRRLGLGVLVADCTPVLLVDVAAGVIAAAHAGRLGARNGIVVNTVREMQKLGAQPERIQVVMGPAASGKNYEVPEEMATDVERRLPGSKTRTSKGTWGIDVRAGLIRQLMGLGITAIESDPRCTIEDEDFFSYRREGTTGRQAGLIWLEAK; encoded by the coding sequence ATGCCAGTAAACGAGGAACATCGCACCACACGCCCCGTCCGCATGGTTTTTACTAGCCGTGCTGGCGGGGCGTCTGCTATTCCATACCACTCCTTTAACTTGGGGCACCATGTCGGCGATGACCCCGACGCGGTTGCTGCTAACCGCGAGCGCCTGAAGCGCGTGACCGGTCTGGACGACATCGTGTGGATGGAACAGCTGCACACCAATACCGTCACCGTCGTCGATGGTCCACAGGACGAGCCCGTGCCAGCCACAGACGCAATTGTCACCACCCAGCGACGCCTCGGGCTAGGCGTTCTCGTTGCGGATTGCACGCCGGTGCTGCTTGTCGACGTCGCCGCTGGCGTCATCGCCGCTGCCCACGCCGGCCGCTTGGGTGCCCGCAACGGCATTGTGGTCAATACCGTGCGCGAAATGCAGAAGCTTGGCGCACAGCCCGAGCGTATTCAGGTAGTTATGGGGCCGGCTGCTTCCGGAAAGAACTACGAAGTGCCCGAGGAAATGGCCACTGACGTCGAGCGCCGCTTGCCCGGCTCCAAGACTCGGACGTCGAAGGGCACGTGGGGCATCGATGTGCGAGCAGGGCTGATTCGGCAGCTCATGGGGCTAGGCATCACCGCGATTGAATCCGACCCGCGCTGCACCATTGAAGACGAAGACTTCTTTTCCTATCGGCGCGAAGGAACCACCGGCCGCCAGGCTGGACTAATTTGGTTGGAGGCTAAGTAA